A region of the Acanthopagrus latus isolate v.2019 chromosome 18, fAcaLat1.1, whole genome shotgun sequence genome:
tcttcttcttcttctctttccctctccttccccaGAAATGAGTTATTGGGACATAACCACTTGCTGAAATCTAAGTTCCGTTTATTCAATTACGGGGAACACGCGCTATAAATCTCGGCTGTGAAGATGCCCTCGTGGCCCCTCGGGGTCCCTGAACTTTCCTCTGAACTTGGCCGCCGCAGGAGGAAAAGTTTCCGCCTCGTGTTGTTGCTGCGGCTCTCTGTCTGCGCGGGTGCTGGGATGTGAAATCCATCTCGGCTGAACACGGTCTTGCCTGACCCGAGAAAAGACTGAAGATTAACGTTTAATTTCAGAAGTGACTCTCCTCTCGTCCCTTCAGGAGGATGTTTCCATCCGTGCGCGTCAAAGTGCGCAACCTGGACCCGTGCCAGCAGTACTACGTTGCCATGGATGTCATGCCGGTGGACTCCAAACgctacaggtgtgtgtgtgtgtgtgtgtgtgtgtgtgacatggatCAAAGTCATTATTCACCTATTGGTTTATTTACGTCTGCGCGCACGCTCCCTGCAGGTACGTGTACCACAGCTCTCAGTGGATGGTGGCGGGGAACACGGACCACTCGTGCATCTCGCCGCGCCTCTACGTGCACCCGGACTCTCCGTGCGCGGGGGAGACGTGGATGCGTCAGGTCATCAGCTTTGACCGGGTCAAGCTCACCAACAACGAGATGGACGACAAGGGACATGTAGGTAAACCCACCCGAGCATGCGCGCAGCTCCCTCCAGCTAAAGCCGgaagtgtttctgtatttctctaaAGTGCGGCTGTAAAGTGTTTAACTGGCAGCTCCGGCCCTGCTCTGATTTCTGTCACACGCACGTTGAACCACGCGCAACATTTAGGAACCGTGCGCGTCTTTGACGGGATGGAGGAAGTGGAAATCCCTCTCAGCGCCATAACTTCCTGTAAAGGTTCGGTGATGTGCAGATGTGACAGATGTGGTGACTGGGGAGGCTACAGGAGGCTTTTCACTTGATCCCCGTGTTTAGAAAAACCACAGCGTGTGTTTGGACGATTCATTATTCTGGCGGACGATGAGGGAATGGAGAAATTGCTTTTGCACCGCAGCCGAGCCTTCAGTGTTCAGTCTCACGGCCTGTTGCTGTGGTCAGTTAATCACCCTAAGGTCGCCTCCTCAGGGCTCTGTTGTAGCACTGATTcgatgattttctttttaaacaagaCTGAAAAAGTGATGattgttaccttttttttcccgaAGCTGGTGGATTCTGTTGTTTGGCATTCAATTTGTCGGCCgagctgttgtgtttggtttagagaaggaaaaaaaaaaaatctgcattctTTTGTGAAACTTTTCCGACAACATGTATATTTTTCATTGGCTTCTGCCTAAACCAGTAACAACAAAGCATTAATCAACAAACtcacaaaaaccaaacaacagctCAACAGCAGTCAAAATTGTTCTTTCTACTTTGGCTCTTTATTTTAGGGAATatatgcaaaataataataataataataataataataataataataataataataataataataataataattacatgGATAATGATAATAAGATGAACTTCTTTTTGCAGAGTTGAGCCCCTTCAAGCAAAcatgatcatttattttctattttagtcgaaaaaaacatttctttagatctcaaatcaaataatgtcattttttaacaatTGGTCAGTTAATACATATTGTGCGACACAATAATTTATTTAGAGATTTTGTTAGCTTTAATTGTTAAATGGCAAAATGGGGGCAAATCTTTTAGTTTTCATGCATGTCGTGTTAATGAAACGGTTTTTCACTGTAATATtatgttttaataaattaaCATAATATTTTGTTGTACTTTCATATGACTTGATATTATTAATGtaattcaattatttatatCAAAAAAATTCTCATATTGTAGTTCTCTATGTAACTGaacttattttcatttcacatcatgtttATAACTTGAAACTGACGTTTCATCAATATCCACAAGCTACTGGGGAaccagctttaaaaaaaatgtcagtcaaaCAATTAGTtacaaagtgatgaaaacatgaatggTAGCTGTTTGGATGATTCTACTACCTCAAATTTTCACttgtatctgtttgtttgttcatgaattggtttgtgagcaggattacacagaacaATACAGAGCGTATTTTACCAGATTTGGATGACggatgagtctcagcccagaatagacccaaATAACTTTTGGTCAGGATCCGGCGAAATAGACGGACTCAGGaacttctttcttccttcctttatATTGTGAGATCGCGATATTTTTTGCCGCGTTCATTATTTCACaggggaataatgcatggattcTTTAAACATCAGGCATGTGTTCGTcactggtatctatgagtgagtacaatttgatgtggatcctaaATTGTAGTTGAGCAGTTATGGGTCTGATACTGGATTAGGCTTGTTTGAATTAATGGGGGCTGTTGGGTCTTAGTAGTTTTTATTTAgcttgtttagtttgtttttgggTTATTGTTAAATATCATTCAAATGTTCATGATTCCAGCTTCTCATTGATGAAGTTTTCTGCTTCTCCGTCTCATGTTACAGTAAACTggatgtctttgtgttttggatgaaagaagcagtttgaagaTATCCGTTTGGGGTTTAGGAAattgtaatgaaaatgtttcactattgtctgacatttcacaaacaaaaatttGAATCGGTTAATTAAAAAGCGATAATCTTCAGACTTATTCATAGTTACATTTAACTTCAGCTGCAGCCCAGAATGTTCCTCTGCAGTTCAACTCGAAGATGATGACGAAATTGTCGTTCggtttgtgaaatgtaaaaacttcTCTTCGTCCAGATTATCCTCCAGTCGATGCATAAATACAAGCCACGTGTGCACATCATCCGGCACGACCCTCGGATGGACTTGTCCCAGATCCAGTCGCTGCCTGCTGAGGGAGTGCACAGCTTCTCCTTCCCAGAAACGGAGTTCACCACAGTCACAGCCTATCAGAATCAACAGGTACAAACCTTTACCTCGTCCGGGGGAACAGGAAAATACCCAAACATAAACAGGATTTGACCGAGAGGGTTTAGAAACTGTTGCATTTTATGAAACACAGAATAATACATTGTATATACTGAGTTATTTGATGTTTCAAAGAAATATTACGAGTGCAAATTTCAAGGCTTTCTCAGTGTCGTGCACGCAGTGACCGTAAGAATCCCTGATCAACAGCTCAGGCCTGCTTTCTGTCACATGAAAATGTCTGAGTGTGAACATCATGATGGTGCAGGCTCAGCAAGGTCACACGTTTCAGTGTCCTGGTTCTCTGCCCGGGCCGGTTTCTctgggctggtgtgtgtgttctcgtGCAGGGGGGAGCTGACCCCGCTGTTGGCTCCCATTCCTCCAGTAACGGAGCCGTCCGCGGGGACTGCCAGCTCTTTTCATCAGGGCTCGTTTTACGATCAGCGAACGTATTATTACAGAAACTCAATAACGAGCTGTGACTGGGCCCACTGCTGGAGTCCACAGCCCGTTAAAGCACCAAATAAAACTGCGCGACCTCCAAAGAGCCCTGTTTGACATGGCCCATCGCCCTGGGTGCTGCTGGGAGATGCAGTCCCCAGTGGGGAGAGCTCTGCCTGCTCACCGTGCTGTCGTAAAGCTGAGCTCATTGTTAGCTTAAGACATCGCAGGTTGACACGTCCACTCTGACTCTAATccgtgtctgtctctctctctctttttctctctctctctcgggcTAGATCACAAAACTGAAGATCGACAGGAACCCGTTCGCCAAGGGCTTCAGAGATCCAGGAAGGAATAGGTACGGAAAACCTCACCAAACATCCACACTAGAGGACCCGAGAGGGATTTAAGGTTCAACCACTGACATGTGACACCACATAAAACCTTCAAATGAAGTGGAACTGCGGAGTACAGAATTTCACACCTCTCAGGACTAATATTTAAATACCtggaattacattttacagtatatttgtgtgtgtgtgtgtttgtgtgtgtaggggaGTGTTGGACGGCTTGTTGGAGTCGTACCCCTGGAGAGGCCCTCTCAGCTTAGACTTCAAGCCTTTCACCATACAGCTCCAAGGTACCTCAGCTCCTATTACCTCTCaaatccagtgttttgttttgtttttttatcttttatctttgtCACTCAAGTCTGACATCCTCTTCGACAGGAGGCTCAGGGTCGCCGGCCAGCAGCGCGAAgactctcctccctctctcctcttcttcgtccCTCCCGCCGTTCTCCTTCTCGCCGCTCTCCTGCCAGGACGCCGCCCTGAACACCCTCGCCCTTCCTCTCTACGGCAAGGCCTCCGCCGCCTCGCCCAGCTCCCCGCTGCCCAGCAGAGCCTTCTCCTCCCTGGGAGCAGACCGACTGAGAGGCCTTCCCCCGCTGTCCCCGCTGGCAGACTT
Encoded here:
- the tbx22 gene encoding T-box transcription factor TBX22 isoform X1, encoding MQGLSSRAHAFSVEALVGKPCKRMKVSEESSSAADTDSDTSIFTGLSEHPVSRTKKVGPARRRTEDTSCEPDRQSVGSGGEEAKPSGEEDKPKERDCRPDREVRVELQGSELWKRFYEIGTEMIITKAGRRMFPSVRVKVRNLDPCQQYYVAMDVMPVDSKRYRYVYHSSQWMVAGNTDHSCISPRLYVHPDSPCAGETWMRQVISFDRVKLTNNEMDDKGHIILQSMHKYKPRVHIIRHDPRMDLSQIQSLPAEGVHSFSFPETEFTTVTAYQNQQITKLKIDRNPFAKGFRDPGRNRGVLDGLLESYPWRGPLSLDFKPFTIQLQGGSGSPASSAKTLLPLSSSSSLPPFSFSPLSCQDAALNTLALPLYGKASAASPSSPLPSRAFSSLGADRLRGLPPLSPLADFPLLSALHAKKPPHCRDPCLHGSPGNSSCLLPLHGPLSPQGPSLFPHLSDTTGPYCLYRYSFPLSPQLAAISRHAKLAEDTTNCLLRQSPWHPTTNHCL
- the tbx22 gene encoding T-box transcription factor TBX22 isoform X2, which translates into the protein MQGLSSRAHAFSVEALVGKPCKRMKVSEESSSAADTDSDTSIFTGLSEHPVSRTKKVGPARRRTEDTSCEPDRQSVGSGGEEAKPSGEEDKPKERDCRPDREVRVELQGSELWKRFYEIGTEMIITKAGRRMFPSVRVKVRNLDPCQQYYVAMDVMPVDSKRYRYVYHSSQWMVAGNTDHSCISPRLYVHPDSPCAGETWMRQVISFDRVKLTNNEMDDKGHSMHKYKPRVHIIRHDPRMDLSQIQSLPAEGVHSFSFPETEFTTVTAYQNQQITKLKIDRNPFAKGFRDPGRNRGVLDGLLESYPWRGPLSLDFKPFTIQLQGGSGSPASSAKTLLPLSSSSSLPPFSFSPLSCQDAALNTLALPLYGKASAASPSSPLPSRAFSSLGADRLRGLPPLSPLADFPLLSALHAKKPPHCRDPCLHGSPGNSSCLLPLHGPLSPQGPSLFPHLSDTTGPYCLYRYSFPLSPQLAAISRHAKLAEDTTNCLLRQSPWHPTTNHCL